The segment tattttcatttattttttcagtaTTCTTTACAGGCCTGCTGTGACTGATAcatttaagtgtatcatgcaaaccagcccataaggcagataaagaggtgtgtttgtacaATTTTCTTCGTTTTCTGAGTTGCACAGATCTAAAGATCTGTTTGGCTTGGAACactgtgtaaattacaggatgcaatttacacgcattattaccgtaataacagtaataaagcgcatcattaccgtaataatgcgcaggccgcgttacttttactcggaacgcggccaattgaattccccctttgtggctattttcttttttactcATACAAagttgtttttcatttatattctgGAATTGTGGTTTCTTATTCAGTTATGTTTGAGTTCAGTACAAGCCTTTTCCTTGTTATTATTGGATTCATATATGGTTCAGTTGGCTTGTTTGTCAGTGCTTAACTTTGTTTTTCTTCAGACCACTGTAGTCTACAGTTCAGAACCATGGACACCTCTCCACGTCCACCTGTTGGTTTATGTCTTGAAATGTGTccagaaagagagaggagagaacgaGAAAGCCAAGGGCGTCTGCACCAGTTAGAGAGACAGAACGTACCGCGTACAGGCAGGAATCCTAGAGGTAGAGGTCGTCATATTGCTGATCCTACCAAAACTGTTAAAGAATACAACCGCCCTGCAGCTGGGAAAGAACTCTCCCTTCCAGAGGAACTACGACCTCCTGCAACTCTTCTGAAAACCGTTCAATATCTGTTGATGAAAGTTTGGGATAATGTCAATGACAAGGATTCAGCATGTTTGGCCCAGGCTTACTCTTTTGTGTTTGACCGGCtacgtgctgtgaggcaggactTGACAGTGCAGAGAATTAGAGGACTTGAAGGGGCCCTTGTGCTGGAAGGAAGTCTTGGCTTCTTGCTTTGTGTCCCTTACCGGGTGAGGAACCTGCCATTGGCGGACTATGACGAAGTGCTGCACTCAACCCAGGTGCGGGAAAGCTTTGCAGAACTAATGGAATGTTACCAAGATTGTAGGAGATTTTC is part of the Mixophyes fleayi isolate aMixFle1 chromosome 10, aMixFle1.hap1, whole genome shotgun sequence genome and harbors:
- the SAC3D1 gene encoding SAC3 domain-containing protein 1 is translated as MDTSPRPPVGLCLEMCPERERRERESQGRLHQLERQNVPRTGRNPRGRGRHIADPTKTVKEYNRPAAGKELSLPEELRPPATLLKTVQYLLMKVWDNVNDKDSACLAQAYSFVFDRLRAVRQDLTVQRIRGLEGALVLEGSLGFLLCVPYRVRNLPLADYDEVLHSTQVRESFAELMECYQDCRRFSRQAEFQSLLLLYDLGNLDAMNRVLQLPQSVQYAPQVRLALAINRAHLENNFVRLFRLVRQCECLQACAFYRHLPSCRYKAICTLTHAYSSRNCRFPLDLLTRLIAIDSPSLASDMCKRQGLMIISGAQTSVQFLKTSFKDLGPESRDREIQLVELKKGEASWAEIMIGQECVDYVTLKD